GACCGCGACGCTCTGCATGTCCGGATGGCCGACGAGGCGGTGCGAGTCGGCCCTGCCGCGGTGCAGGATTCCTATCTGAATCTCGACAAGGTGCTCGACGTCGCGCTCGCGGCCGGGGCCGAGGCGGTGCATCCCGGTTACGGGCTGCTCAGTGAGAATGCGGAGTTCGCCCGCCGGGTCGGGGCCGCGGGCCTGGTGTGGGTGGGTCCCGGCCCGGACGTGATCGAGGCGATGGGCGACAAGATCCGGGCGCGGGCCACCATGCTGGCCGCCGGCGTGCCCGTGTCCCGGGGGAGCGGGGAGGCGCCACGCACCGTCGAGGAGGCCCTGGACGCGGCGGCATCCGTGGGCTACCCGTTGATGCTGAAGGCCGCGGCGGGTGGCGGCGGCATCGGGATGTCGTCGGTGAGCGGACCAGCCCAGCTGGCCGCCGCCTTCGACCAGGCCCGAGGCCGCGCCGAGCGCATGTTCGGATCGCCGGACCTGCTGCTCGAGCGGCTGGTGAGCCCGGCGCGTCACGTCGAGGTCCAGGTCGTGGGACTGGCGAAGGGAAGGGTCGTGGCGCTGGGAGAGCGCGATTGCTCGGTCCAGCGTCGCTTCCAGAAGGTGGTCGAGGAGTCGCCGGCACCCGGGCTGAGCGCGCGGACCAGAGCCGCCTTGCATGCCGCCGCCGTTGCCGCCGCCGAGGCGGTGGGCTACTGCGGCGCCGGCACCGTGGAGTTCCTGCTCGATCCGGCGACGGAGGAGTTCGTCTTCTTGGAGATGAACACCCGGCTCCAGGTCGAGCACCCGGTAACGGAACTCGTCACGGGTCTGGACCTGGTCGAGCTGCAGCTCCGGATCGCCGCGGCGGAGGACGTCGACCTGGGCACCGTCGTACCCGAGGGCCATGCGCTCGAACTGCGTCTGTATGCCGAGGACCCGCATCGGTTCCTCCCGGCGCCCGGAGCGATCGAGACCTGGAACGTGCCGGACCGGCCCTGGCTGCGCGTCGACACAGGCTATGTCGCCGGCGACGAGGTGACGCGCCATTACGACCCACTGGTGGCGAAGATCTGCGTCCTCGGCGCCGACCGCGCCGAGGCCCTCGCTCGTGCCGCCGAAGCTCTTGAGGAGATCGCTGTCGCGCCGCTGGTGACCAACCTGCCGTTTCTCGTGGAGGTGCTGGCCGAGCCGGGTTTCGCCGCGGGGGGCTATGACACCGCCCTGGTCGACCGGATGACCCGCTGAGCGGACGACCGTGGTCTGACGACCGACCGGTCGTCAGAGCACGTCGCGCCCGTGCGGGGTGTGCCAGCCGGACTCGTCGGGGCCGACGGGCACGATCTGCGTCGGGTTGATGCCGGTGTGGACGACGTAGTAGTGCCGTTTGATCTGTTCGAAGTCGATGGTCTCGCCGAAGCCGGGCGTCTGGAACAGGTCGCGGGCGTAGGCCCACAGCACCGGCATCTCGCTCAGCTTGTTGCGGTTGCACTTGAAGTGCCCGTGGTAGACCGCGTCGAAGCGCGCCAGCGTGGTGAACAGCCGCACGTCGGCCTCGGTGATCCGGTCGCCCATGAGATAGCGCCGGTCCGCGAGCCGCTCCTCGAGCCAGTCCATCGCCACCCAGAGTCGCTCGTACGCTGCCTCATACGCCTCCTGCGACCCGGCGAACCCACACCGGTACACGCCGTTGTTCAGCTCGGTGAAGACCCGCTGCATCACCTCCTCCATCTCCTCGCGGCACTCGTCGGGCCACAGGTCCGGTGCGTCGGGGCGATGGTGGTCGCGCCACTCGAAGAAGAGGTCGTGGGTGATCCACGGGAAGTCGTTGGTGACCACCGACCTCGTCGGCACGTCCACCATCGCCGGCACTGTGATGCCCCGCGGATAGTCGGGGAAGCGCGCGAAGTAGGCCTGCTGGATCCGCTCGTACCCCAGCACGGGGTCCACCCCGTCCGGGTCGAGGTCGAAGGTCCAGCTCCGCTCGTCGTGGGTCGGCCCGGTCAGTCCCATCGAGACGACCTCCTCGAGCCCCAGCAGCGAGCGCACGATGATCGCGCGGTTCGCCCACGGGCACGCCCGCGCCGCCACCAGCCGGTACCGTCCCGGCTCCACCGGCCACGTCGGCACGTCGAGCTCGCTGCCGCCGTACGGATCCTGGCTGCGACCCTCGACCTTCGTGATCCGGTCCGGGATGTAGTTCATGTCCCGTTCGAAGGCCTGGGTCTTCTTCGTGTCCGTCGGCACGTGTCCTCCTCGTGGTGGGCTCTGCGCCGAGCCTAGGCGGCGGTCCTGGGGCGACCTGGTCGTCCCCCTGCCGTTTCCGAGTCGGGGAAGCGGATCGTCGGGCAGGATGCGCGGTACGTCGCGCGGTGCCGCACCGCGGTCCGACGCCCTGACAGGAGACCCCATGCCCCAGGACCCGAGCCGGTCGCAGCCCGTGCGCCCCTTCACCCGCCAGTCCACCGTGCTCGAGCTGTCCTCGACTCTGCCCGGGCGCGCGTTCAAGGCGATGATCGTGCGCCAACTCCCTCCGACCGCTACCGAGAAGGAGCGTCAGGAGCTGGAGGACCTCACCGTCGGTCTTCCGCTGGAGACCCTGGTGGAGCTGTCCGAGGGCAAGCTCACCTGGGGGATCGCCGACTCCCTCCTCGATCTGGCGAACCGCAAGCCGCATCGCGTGATCGCTCGCGGTGCCGGCGCCGGTGCGGGCGTGCTGAAGAAGGTCGCGAGCTCGGTTCGCCGCTGACGGCGCGCACGCTCGCCCTCCGCATCCAGGGCCTCGCGCCGGGGAGCGACGCGCGGCCTGGGTAGGCCCGGGACCGAGTCGGGTCGCGGGCCTAGAAGCCTCGGAAGACTCCGTCATCGTCCACGGCATCCGCGAACTCAGCGAAGTCCATGTTCGCGATCGACAGGTTGTCGTCGATCGAGGCGACCGCGGTAGCAACGCACCGGAACGCTTGACCGAAGACCCATCCGAACTCCTCCTCATCCTCATCCTCAGCGCTCAGGTCCACGAACACCACCGTCGGATCGTCGCCCGACGTCGCCTCTCGCATCGAGCGGTGGTCCGCGAGGACGACATAGCCGGGGTGCTCCCTGGGCCAAACGCTCGCGAGGGTCTCCGGAGTGACGGCATCGAAGCCCAGATCTGAGATCGCCGCTTGATGTGCAGCGTATTCGTCCCCGTCAGCGACGCCGTCGGACTCCTGAGACACTGCTTCGACCACGCGCTGCCAGGCATCGTCCGCTGAGAAATCGGTGCGGATGAGCGGCATCAGGCCGTCGGCGACGAGTTGAGCAATGCGGTCGAGGTTCATGGCGGGATCCTTGCCGAGCTCGTCTCAGCGCGCACCACTTCCTTCAGATCCGGTGGCCGACCGTCCGAGACTCCGAGCGTCACCTACGCCCGAACGCGGCCTCATCCAGGATCAGCTCGTAGCGCGCGGGGTAGACCTCGCCGATCAGGGTGCCGTCGGGGTCGCGTAGTCCCTCGACGAGGGTGGTGCCGTAGCGGGTGACCACCCGGACCAGCCCATGCGGGGACTCCCAGCGGTAGGCGCCGAGGCCGAGTTGCCGGGTGCGGTAGGGGAGATGGGTCTTGGTGCGGTGATGTCGGCGGGTGAGGGGTGCGTCGTTGTGGTCGCCGGTCTGGCCGGGAGGGCCGTGGGAGTCGTAGGGGGCGACGTGGTCGTGGTCGAGGCGCCGGGTGCGGGAGGTGGAGTGGGGGAAGACGTCGCCTCCGGTGCGGAGCAGGGTGCGCTCCCGGCAGGCGGCGGGGTGCTCGTAGGCGTCGACGGCGGCGCCGAGGTTGAGGTCGATGACCGGCTTCAGGTCGATCCGTCGGTGGCGCAGGAGGGCGGCGAGCTGCTCGAGGAGCATCGGGCCGAGGTCCTCGACCCGGGCGACGCCCTGCGCGTGACCGGCGAGGACGGCGGCGTTGAGATGGACGTAGACGACGCCCTTGCGCTCGGCGCCCGACCGCGGGGGCGGCGAGTCTGTGGCTGCGGTGTCCTCCGGATCCGGCTCGGGACTGCGCGCACCTTCGAGGAAGCGGACGGCGGCGTAGGGGTCGGCGAGCAGCTCGGCGGCGCGGGCGCGGAACTGGTCCATGGTCGGGACGTCGTCGTCGTGCTCGGGGACGTGTTGGTCGGCGAGGGCGGTGGCGATCTCCTCGACGGTGGTGGTGAACTCGACGGCGCCGGCGGTGGGGAGGCGGAGGGTGATCGGCTGGACGTCGGCCTGACCGTCGATGGCCGCGATCGCCTGGCCGGGTCGGCGTCGGCGGGCGAAGACGCCGGTCCGCGCCTCCTCCGCGGCGATCCGCGCGCGGTGGGCGTCGGGGTCGGCCTCGATGATCCGGGCCTCGGCGAGCTCGATCAGCTTGCCGGCGGGCAGGTCGTGGGCTGCGGCGAGGGATGCGTCGACGAGGGCGGCGGCGTCCTTGGCGAGGGGCCGGGACAGGTCGGCGATCTTGCGTGCCACCCAGACCTCGACGTCGAGGCTCTGCACCCGCTGCCACAGGAGGGGGAGGCGGTGACGCAGGTCGAGCGCGGCGGCCGCGCGGTGGGTGGTCGCGATCGTCCCGGCCCGGCCGGCGATCGCGAACTCGGCGAAGCAGAGCTCCGCGACCTGCGGTGTGCCCTCGCCGCCGAGCCGGCAGAGCCGGTCGCCGCCCAGCCGCACCGGCACCGCCCCGGGTTGGGACTGCGGGTCGACGGAGTGTAGATCGCACCAGGCGAGCAGGCGCAGCAGCTCGTCGACATCGCTCCGGCGTCGCTGGCGCACCCCGGACTCCTCAGCGGCGAGCAGTGCCGCCGCGTCGAGATCCGAGAAGTCCGTCACCATCCACTCATCATAGTCGAACAGATGTTCGAGTCAAGGTCGCATGGCATGCCTGTGGAGAAAGCAGCCCGACCTGGCCTGTCTACCCGTGGCCGGGGGTGGTCCCGGGATCCGTCGTACCCCTCTGGAATGCTGTTCCCTCCCCCGAGAGCCAGGAGGAAGGTGGGGACGACGTGAGCGAGATCGCCGGTGAGCTGGCGCGGGTCAAGGGCGCCTTCGCGCAGCCGACCCTGACCCTGCTCCATCAGCGCCAGGCGCCGGTCGTGATCACGATCTTCCGCGCGGCGTTCGGGCGCAACAACAAGCCCATTCCGACCGCCCGGCTGCACACCCAGGTGGAGGAGCACCTCGCCGAGATCGCCCTCGCCGGTGAGGGCGAGGTGCCCGCCGGCAGCGGCCGCGACATCTGCCAACGGTGGATGCGGGGGCAGTGGCTGGTGCGCTCGCTCGACGAGCAGGGCAACGAGGTCTACTCGCTGACCTCCCATGCCCAGCAGGCGCTCGAGCTGGTCAAGAACCTCGCCCGCGACCGCGCCACCCTCAGCGAGCACCGGATCGCCACGATCCTGGGCACCGTACGCCGCTTCAACTCCGAGGCGAACCCCGACCGTGGCGCCCGGGTGAGCCTGCTCAACGAGGAGATCGCCCGGCTCAAGGCCGAGCGTGACCGGCTCGTCGACGGCGCGGAGCTGGTGAGCGCCACCGAGGACTACATGGTCGAGGGGTTCACCGAGCTGCTGTCGCTGATCAGCGCGCTGCCCAGCGACTTCGCGCGGGTCGAGGAGCGGTTCGCCACGATCCGTGGCGAGATCCTGGCCGCCTTCCGGGCCGAGGACCGCCCGGCCGGCGAGGTCATCGACGAGTACCTCGCCCGCGCCGACGCCCTGATCACGGCCACCCACGAGGGGCGGGCGTTCGAGGGGGCGTTCGCGCTGCTGCGCGACGACGCGCTGGTGACCCAGCTCCGCGAGGACCTCACCGCGCTGCTGGAGC
This region of Nocardioides sp. L-11A genomic DNA includes:
- a CDS encoding biotin carboxylase N-terminal domain-containing protein, yielding MFNKLLVANRGEIAVRVLRTAQAMGIRTVAVYSDADRDALHVRMADEAVRVGPAAVQDSYLNLDKVLDVALAAGAEAVHPGYGLLSENAEFARRVGAAGLVWVGPGPDVIEAMGDKIRARATMLAAGVPVSRGSGEAPRTVEEALDAAASVGYPLMLKAAAGGGGIGMSSVSGPAQLAAAFDQARGRAERMFGSPDLLLERLVSPARHVEVQVVGLAKGRVVALGERDCSVQRRFQKVVEESPAPGLSARTRAALHAAAVAAAEAVGYCGAGTVEFLLDPATEEFVFLEMNTRLQVEHPVTELVTGLDLVELQLRIAAAEDVDLGTVVPEGHALELRLYAEDPHRFLPAPGAIETWNVPDRPWLRVDTGYVAGDEVTRHYDPLVAKICVLGADRAEALARAAEALEEIAVAPLVTNLPFLVEVLAEPGFAAGGYDTALVDRMTR
- a CDS encoding glutathione S-transferase C-terminal domain-containing protein, whose amino-acid sequence is MNYIPDRITKVEGRSQDPYGGSELDVPTWPVEPGRYRLVAARACPWANRAIIVRSLLGLEEVVSMGLTGPTHDERSWTFDLDPDGVDPVLGYERIQQAYFARFPDYPRGITVPAMVDVPTRSVVTNDFPWITHDLFFEWRDHHRPDAPDLWPDECREEMEEVMQRVFTELNNGVYRCGFAGSQEAYEAAYERLWVAMDWLEERLADRRYLMGDRITEADVRLFTTLARFDAVYHGHFKCNRNKLSEMPVLWAYARDLFQTPGFGETIDFEQIKRHYYVVHTGINPTQIVPVGPDESGWHTPHGRDVL
- a CDS encoding DUF3375 domain-containing protein, producing the protein MSEIAGELARVKGAFAQPTLTLLHQRQAPVVITIFRAAFGRNNKPIPTARLHTQVEEHLAEIALAGEGEVPAGSGRDICQRWMRGQWLVRSLDEQGNEVYSLTSHAQQALELVKNLARDRATLSEHRIATILGTVRRFNSEANPDRGARVSLLNEEIARLKAERDRLVDGAELVSATEDYMVEGFTELLSLISALPSDFARVEERFATIRGEILAAFRAEDRPAGEVIDEYLARADALITATHEGRAFEGAFALLRDDALVTQLREDLTALLEHPLSDGILGDADRAELRGTVRLVRDGLDRVLAQRSRVTATLKEYIVSHDAARDRELEQTLRQVESELMTWMAETGPRATHDVSLLPGRVGVDHLRERFYDPADDVLPDRIADADPADAPALSLAELMAQGGPQLGSLRQRLDDALRDLLPAASLGELFDTLEPSLRRPVEIFGLLHLAANRDLATEDAVESFAAVRPDGSQRTFAVPRTPLPDPDLDRQESTA